A stretch of the Aegilops tauschii subsp. strangulata cultivar AL8/78 chromosome 4, Aet v6.0, whole genome shotgun sequence genome encodes the following:
- the LOC109762977 gene encoding signal recognition particle subunit SRP54, chloroplastic translates to MEATATLTLSSSPTGARRSPARPTGASLHLRRVPTLSFHLRGAQGPAAFRALSSPFPGCRRRRRGSGMVVRAEMFGQLTTGLESAWNKLRGVDRLTKENIAEPMRDIRRALLEADVSVPVARSFIESVTEKAVGTDVIRGVQPEQQLVKVVNDELVQLMGGEVSDLVFAKTGPTVILLAGLQGVGKTTVCAKLAFYLKKMGKSCMLVAADVYRPAAIDQLTILGKKVGVPVYSEGTEAKPSEIAKNGLKEAKSKKTDVVIVDTAGRLQVDKAMMNELKEVKKAVKPTEILLVVDAMTGQEAAALVGAFNVEIGITGAILTKLDGDSRGGAALSIKEVSGKPIKFIGRGERVEDLEPFYPDRMAQRILGMGDVLSFVEQAQQVMNQEDAEELQKKIMSAKFNFNDFLKQTKAIAQMGSFSRIIGMIPGMNKVTPAQIREAEKNVKFMESMINVMTADERERPELLAESRERRRRVAKDAGKTEQQVSQLVSQLFQMRTRMQKMMAGMQGKDTPDMENLAESIKAEEQAAVATGKRRRKYGNLRQRDLDSMRGYRR, encoded by the exons ATGGAGGCCACTGCCACACTCACGCTCTCTTCGTCTCCCACCGGCGCCCGCCGCTCGCCAGCCAGGCCCACCGGCGCCTCCCTTCACCTCCGCCGCGTGCCCACTCTCTCATTCCACCTCCGCGGGGCCCAAGGTCCCGCTGCCTTCCGCGCCCTCTCTTCCCCGTTCCCG GGatgcaggaggaggaggcggggaAGCGGGATGGTTGTGAGGGCGGAGATGTTCGGGCAGCTCACCACCGGGCTGGAGTCCGCGTGGAACAAGCTGCGAGGCGTCG ATCGACTGACAAAGGAGAATATCGCTGAACCAATGCGGGATATTAGAAGAGCACTTTTGGAGGCAGAT GTAAGTGTGCCAGTAGCAAGAAGTTTTATCGAGTCCGTTACTGAAAAGGCTGTAGGCACTGATGTGATCCGGGGTGTCCAACCTGAGCAGCAGTTAGTGAAG GTTGTGAATGATGAACTTGTACAACTGATGGGTGGAGAGGTGTCAGATTTAGTATTTGCAAAAACTGGCCCAACGGTTATCCTATTGGCAGGTCTGCAAGGTGTTGGGAAAACTACCGTCTGTGCTAAGCTTGCCTTCTATCTGAAAAAGATG GGGAAGAGTTGTATGCTGGTTGCTGCAGATGTTTACCGGCCTGCTGCTATTGACCAACTCACTATTCTGGGTAAAAAG GTTGGTGTACCAGTTTACTCAGAAGGAACGGAAGCAAAACCTTCAGAGATTGCCAAGAACGGTTTGAAAGAAGCAAAGAGCAAGAAGACCGATGTAGTTATAGTGGATACTGCTGGAAGATTGCAG GTAGATAAAGCTATGATGAATGAGTTGAAAGAAGTAAAGAAAGCAGTGAAGCCTACAGAAATTCTTCTTGTGGTTGATGCTATGACTGGCCAAGAAGCTGCAG CATTGGTCGGCGCCTTCAATGTTGAAATTGGTATAACTGGTGCTATACTGACAAAACTGGATGGTGACTCCAGAGGTGGGGCAGCACTAAGTATCAAAGAG GTGTCTGGAAAGCCCATCAAGTTCATAGGCCGAGGAGAACGTGTTGAGGATCTTGAGCCTTTCTATCCAGATCGTATGGCGCAACGTATCTTGGGAATGGGAGATGTACTTTCATTTGTTGAGCAAGCACAGCAAGTG ATGAATCAAGAAGATGCTGAGGAATTACAGAAGAAGATCATGAGTGCAAAGTTTAACTTCAATGATTTCTTGAAGCAAACAAAAGCTATTGCACAAATGGGTTCGTTCAGTCGTATAATTGGGATGATTCCAGGCATGAACAAG GTTACTCCAGCACAAATCCGTGAAGCTGAGAAAAACGTGAAGTTTATGGAGTCAATGATCAATGTGATGACTGCTG ATGAAAGGGAAAGACCAGAGTTACTTGCTGAGTCACGCGAGAGGAGGAGAAGAGTGGCCAAGGACGCTGGAAAGACAGAACAGCAG GTGAGCCAACTAGTATCGCAGCTTTTCCAAATGCGCACTCGAATGCAGAAGATGATGGCTGGCATGCAAGGAAAAGATACACCCGACATGGAAAATCTCGCGGAGTCCATCAAAGCCGAAGAACAG GCTGCCGTGGCTACTGGTAAGCGCAGGAGGAAGTACGGCAACCTGAGGCAGCGGGACCTGGACTCGATGCGCGGTTACCGCCGGTGA